A part of Isachenkonia alkalipeptolytica genomic DNA contains:
- a CDS encoding GNAT family N-acetyltransferase has translation MKQSGKETSRKENPADKEERPDREIEIVEFEEHHASSLADMWNASKEEWGGQDGNRTAAQVKSSIRNEGNIKDFVALSGDTVVGYCSFKEYEDDEGASYIPLLNVRPEYHGKKIGKKLLLKALEVAVEQGWPRMDLYTWSSNLKAVPLYKKCGFFWEKDNPHIHLMNFMPTVLNTEAITEYFTDLHWYDHVARELSVEPDGRVEKGFHFYEYLWKNQEETLRAEFCRRGRGLRLIETKDYKVACYTEQNEFPFKKSYPVYYRIINKTSEPLRVGIKGRSDKNIRYSYKETVDVQKEKTLEASFYVEAIEELVPENLTHPAITADLEINGKKAEFRLGIVPKFPLNLKFSIPEKECFPGKRTKGFIDLENGFEEAVEVRFSLVDREEIQWEDREVDLRLQGKEKKSLPVFFQVKKPGFYQGFTDIEVSLGKEKLTFQKEIKGFLRGRGGKFYGATEKGWSVVNGAYKLTLVKYENHITLEDLDRPSRDEIGYPKLGRPFGTDFSNKLPDEVTYESEEDRIRLRAVYTSENFPGLKLHSLSELFADGRLRQFYEVENTGGEDLQRALWVSSTLWHKISNATFSYHDEIIGLKGMEESRLSYFDARGFTENWSYAREGENSWGVVWPKDIIPEQEGPFIKINENLGKIPKGEKRNTRPVFMLYNTMKNWRELRRFALEEEPAVKDAEEPGKTFEVRVNEKNPFLRGRTAIEFLERKSTNLSGKITMESERGVLGPLEKNYREEEGLSEDVWEVDLQSAVEKPLAGEKPLGGKGSMDTLRITADLKKTRRVYHRQVFLTGETSIKKVAEASKLEKENLRSNQVTSGGTRYHVSNGLLGFSADPDFSNGLCSLTVNGKEVLDSSYPEYVSKFPWNPWAGGAYAVPEHYELETMLQQKRRGEFMVKTDNRGNSWEGLKVITEIQGIDRYKGLEIHQYYLTLPEIPVVCNFFEIHQKTGRYVEELVLENFFFFRMDENLGNTYFAEGKETGRKVEYKAGEYMVVHNALEKILEAGSRTAPQKALVYGPKAKNVVGFANKEMLVISTHHQYAGEHQSCKTLDPVFLIFSEDPVEIKGLEDLNRIRF, from the coding sequence ATGAAGCAAAGCGGAAAGGAAACATCCCGAAAGGAAAACCCTGCCGACAAGGAGGAAAGGCCGGACCGGGAAATTGAAATTGTGGAGTTCGAAGAACACCACGCCTCCTCCCTGGCGGATATGTGGAATGCCAGCAAAGAGGAATGGGGAGGCCAGGACGGTAACCGTACGGCAGCACAGGTGAAAAGCAGCATTCGAAACGAAGGAAATATCAAGGATTTTGTAGCCCTTTCGGGGGATACCGTGGTGGGGTACTGCAGTTTCAAAGAGTACGAAGACGATGAAGGGGCAAGCTATATTCCCCTGCTCAACGTACGTCCCGAATATCACGGAAAGAAAATCGGAAAAAAACTGCTCTTAAAGGCCCTGGAGGTGGCGGTCGAGCAGGGATGGCCCCGGATGGACCTGTATACCTGGTCCTCCAATTTAAAAGCGGTACCTCTGTATAAAAAATGCGGATTTTTCTGGGAGAAGGACAATCCCCATATCCACCTGATGAATTTTATGCCCACGGTGCTGAATACCGAGGCCATCACCGAATACTTTACGGATCTTCACTGGTACGACCATGTGGCCCGGGAACTTTCCGTGGAGCCCGACGGTCGGGTGGAAAAGGGCTTTCATTTTTATGAGTACCTGTGGAAAAACCAAGAGGAAACCCTACGGGCGGAGTTCTGCCGACGGGGCAGGGGGCTACGCCTGATCGAGACCAAGGACTATAAAGTAGCGTGTTATACCGAGCAGAATGAATTTCCCTTTAAAAAAAGCTACCCGGTTTATTATCGAATCATCAACAAGACCTCTGAGCCCTTAAGGGTTGGAATCAAGGGACGAAGTGATAAGAATATCCGGTATTCCTATAAGGAAACCGTGGATGTACAAAAAGAGAAAACCCTTGAAGCCTCTTTTTATGTGGAGGCGATCGAAGAACTTGTTCCCGAGAACCTGACCCACCCCGCCATTACTGCAGACCTTGAAATCAACGGGAAAAAGGCGGAGTTTCGGCTAGGGATTGTACCGAAGTTTCCCCTGAATCTGAAATTTTCCATACCGGAAAAGGAATGCTTTCCGGGAAAAAGAACAAAGGGATTTATCGATTTGGAAAACGGTTTTGAGGAAGCCGTCGAGGTACGCTTTTCCTTAGTGGACCGGGAAGAAATCCAGTGGGAGGACCGGGAAGTGGACCTTCGTCTTCAGGGAAAGGAGAAAAAATCACTGCCCGTATTTTTCCAAGTGAAAAAGCCGGGATTTTATCAAGGATTTACCGATATTGAAGTTTCCCTGGGAAAGGAAAAGCTGACCTTTCAAAAAGAAATAAAAGGGTTTTTACGGGGTAGAGGCGGGAAGTTTTACGGAGCCACGGAAAAAGGATGGAGTGTGGTAAACGGAGCCTATAAGCTGACCCTGGTGAAATATGAGAACCATATAACCCTGGAGGATTTGGACCGGCCAAGTCGGGATGAAATCGGTTATCCGAAACTGGGACGGCCCTTCGGAACGGACTTTTCCAACAAGCTTCCCGATGAGGTGACCTATGAGTCGGAAGAAGACCGGATTCGTCTACGGGCGGTGTATACCTCCGAAAACTTTCCCGGTCTTAAACTTCATTCTCTGTCGGAGCTCTTTGCGGATGGAAGGCTAAGACAGTTTTATGAAGTGGAAAATACCGGGGGAGAAGATTTGCAACGGGCGTTATGGGTGAGCAGCACCCTGTGGCATAAAATTTCAAACGCCACCTTCTCTTATCATGATGAAATTATTGGTTTAAAAGGGATGGAGGAATCCCGGCTGAGTTACTTTGACGCCCGGGGTTTCACGGAAAACTGGAGCTATGCCAGAGAAGGGGAAAACTCCTGGGGCGTGGTATGGCCCAAGGACATCATACCGGAACAGGAGGGGCCCTTTATAAAGATCAATGAAAATCTGGGAAAAATCCCCAAGGGGGAGAAAAGAAACACCCGGCCCGTATTTATGCTGTATAATACCATGAAGAACTGGCGGGAACTTCGTCGCTTTGCCCTGGAGGAAGAGCCTGCTGTAAAAGACGCCGAAGAACCGGGAAAAACCTTTGAAGTTCGGGTCAATGAAAAAAACCCCTTCCTAAGGGGCCGGACGGCCATTGAATTTTTAGAGCGTAAGTCTACGAATCTCAGTGGAAAGATCACCATGGAATCCGAGCGGGGAGTCCTTGGACCCCTGGAAAAAAACTACCGGGAGGAAGAAGGCCTTTCGGAGGATGTTTGGGAAGTTGATCTTCAAAGCGCCGTAGAAAAGCCTTTGGCCGGAGAAAAGCCCCTGGGGGGCAAAGGCTCCATGGACACCCTCAGAATTACGGCGGATTTGAAAAAAACCCGGCGGGTGTATCACCGGCAAGTATTTTTAACGGGGGAGACCTCGATAAAAAAGGTTGCGGAGGCCTCTAAACTTGAAAAAGAAAACCTCCGTAGCAATCAGGTCACTTCTGGGGGAACACGCTATCACGTAAGCAACGGTCTGCTCGGTTTTTCTGCGGATCCGGATTTCAGCAATGGGCTGTGTTCCTTGACCGTCAACGGTAAAGAGGTCCTGGACAGCAGTTACCCGGAATACGTTTCAAAATTCCCGTGGAATCCCTGGGCCGGCGGGGCCTACGCTGTACCGGAGCATTATGAATTGGAAACCATGCTGCAACAAAAGCGCCGGGGAGAATTCATGGTAAAGACGGATAATAGAGGAAACAGCTGGGAAGGCCTTAAGGTGATCACGGAAATCCAAGGCATAGACCGTTATAAGGGATTGGAAATTCATCAATACTACCTAACCCTGCCGGAGATTCCCGTGGTATGTAATTTTTTTGAAATTCACCAGAAAACCGGGAGATATGTAGAGGAGCTGGTTTTGGAAAACTTCTTCTTTTTCCGGATGGACGAAAATCTGGGCAACACCTATTTCGCCGAGGGAAAAGAAACCGGAAGGAAAGTGGAGTATAAAGCGGGGGAATACATGGTGGTTCACAATGCCCTGGAAAAGATATTGGAGGCGGGAAGTCGAACAGCACCGCAAAAGGCCTTGGTCTATGGGCCCAAGGCGAAGAATGTGGTGGGCTTTGCTAATAAAGAGATGTTGGTGATCTCCACCCACCATCAATACGCCGGGGAACATCAAAGCTGTAAGACCTTGGATCCGGTATTTCTGATCTTTTCTGAAGATCCGGTGGAAATCAAGGGCCTGGAGGATTTAAACCGGATTCGTTTTTAA
- a CDS encoding YbjQ family protein: MIVTNTDLVPNKEIVEVLNIVKGNTIRAKHLGKDIMSSFKHLVGGELNQYTEMIDEARDVAYDKMVMEAKEMGADAIVSVRFSTSAIAQGAAEVLCYGTAVKLVDK, from the coding sequence ATGATTGTAACCAACACGGATTTAGTACCGAATAAGGAAATTGTAGAGGTTTTAAACATTGTCAAGGGCAACACCATTCGAGCCAAGCATTTGGGTAAGGACATTATGTCCAGTTTTAAGCATTTGGTCGGAGGAGAACTGAATCAGTATACCGAGATGATTGATGAAGCCCGGGATGTGGCCTATGATAAGATGGTGATGGAAGCCAAAGAGATGGGAGCCGACGCCATTGTATCCGTTCGGTTTTCCACCTCCGCCATCGCCCAGGGAGCCGCAGAAGTACTTTGTTACGGCACGGCGGTAAAACTGGTGGATAAGTAA
- a CDS encoding GNAT family N-acetyltransferase — MNIMVIEENWVLKETREQDLDRVLEIEGKEENLAYVYNWSRSQHLDTMNNRDQKHLCLWDPTEERIMGYMILAGMQSPHESLELMRITIDEKGEGYGKEAIRWVKNFCFDTLGYHRLWLDVFTNNHKAISIYRQLGFTEEGILRDCKKYGDSYRSMMLFSILEGEYKEHANS, encoded by the coding sequence ATGAATATTATGGTCATTGAAGAAAACTGGGTACTGAAAGAAACCCGGGAACAGGACCTGGACCGGGTTCTAGAGATTGAAGGAAAAGAGGAGAATCTGGCCTACGTCTACAACTGGTCTCGAAGCCAGCACTTGGATACCATGAACAACCGGGACCAAAAGCATTTATGTTTATGGGATCCCACGGAGGAGCGGATCATGGGATATATGATTCTTGCAGGCATGCAGTCTCCCCATGAATCTTTGGAGCTGATGCGGATCACCATTGATGAAAAGGGCGAGGGCTATGGAAAAGAGGCCATCCGGTGGGTGAAGAATTTCTGTTTCGACACCTTAGGCTATCATCGGTTATGGCTTGACGTCTTTACGAACAACCATAAAGCCATCAGCATCTATCGGCAGCTGGGCTTTACCGAGGAAGGCATCCTTCGGGACTGTAAGAAGTACGGGGACAGCTATCGGTCCATGATGCTATTTTCAATACTGGAAGGAGAATACAAAGAACATGCGAACAGCTAA
- a CDS encoding ABC-ATPase domain-containing protein, which yields MRTAKELENTLQRIDGKGYKAYKDLQGSYALEGFHLAIDYVQGDPFASPSRIRGIVPMKEAAFPKESFDTPWKKQALKDYLTREFDRTLQKEYTGAKGTGKSGMISIDAPGQEILDRTSFYIDSEKVEVRLEVGLPAAGRKVLGRVCKKMLLETLPPFIKKNLYYENLDQPALWRHIRLREDQEALWNIMKEKGWIAFVKNGSILPRESGISQKPLKKAAIPFQSPDSMEVRVTLPYAGEISGMALKQGVNLIVGGGYHGKSTLLQAIELGVYSHIQGDGREFVLSDPEAMKIRAEDGRGVEKVNISPFINNLPHKTDTKAFSTDNGSGSTSQATNIIEALEGGASTLLIDEDTSATNFMIRDDRMKRLVHKDKEPISPFIDKVRSLYRDQGVSTVLVIGGSGDYFDAADQVIMMDEYIPRDVTQEAKTIAEEYPRSVKEDGKAFPKLEGRVPLKASFPKDRKGIKLKTRGTKTLQYNRLNVELYGLEQLISHSQTNSIGEVFKFLINKKVDEKKDLNTLLEETYQIIDKEGLEGIATFKGHPGNLARPRKLEVLGALNRYRNLKIK from the coding sequence ATGCGAACAGCTAAGGAACTGGAAAACACATTACAACGAATTGACGGAAAGGGCTACAAGGCCTATAAGGACCTTCAGGGAAGCTATGCCCTGGAGGGCTTTCACCTGGCCATCGATTATGTCCAGGGAGACCCCTTCGCCTCCCCCTCAAGAATTCGGGGAATTGTCCCGATGAAGGAGGCGGCCTTTCCCAAGGAAAGCTTCGACACCCCCTGGAAAAAACAGGCCTTGAAAGACTATTTGACCCGGGAATTTGATCGAACCTTACAAAAAGAATATACCGGTGCCAAGGGCACGGGAAAAAGCGGAATGATCAGCATTGACGCCCCGGGCCAGGAAATCCTGGACAGAACCTCCTTTTATATTGACTCGGAAAAGGTGGAAGTGCGCCTGGAAGTGGGCCTTCCCGCTGCGGGTAGAAAGGTTCTCGGCCGGGTATGTAAGAAAATGCTGTTGGAGACCCTGCCCCCCTTTATCAAGAAGAACCTGTACTACGAAAACTTAGACCAACCGGCCCTCTGGAGGCATATCCGTCTTCGGGAGGATCAGGAAGCCCTGTGGAACATCATGAAGGAAAAGGGCTGGATCGCCTTTGTAAAAAACGGCAGTATTTTACCCAGGGAAAGCGGCATTTCCCAAAAACCCTTGAAAAAAGCGGCGATCCCTTTTCAGAGCCCGGATTCCATGGAAGTCCGGGTTACCCTGCCCTACGCCGGGGAGATTAGCGGTATGGCCTTAAAACAGGGGGTAAACCTGATTGTAGGCGGAGGCTATCACGGAAAGTCCACGTTGCTCCAGGCCATTGAGCTGGGGGTGTATTCCCATATTCAAGGAGACGGCCGGGAGTTTGTATTATCGGACCCCGAGGCGATGAAAATTCGTGCCGAGGACGGCCGGGGCGTGGAGAAGGTGAACATCTCCCCCTTTATCAATAATCTGCCCCATAAAACCGACACCAAGGCCTTTTCCACGGACAACGGCAGCGGATCCACCTCCCAGGCCACCAACATCATTGAAGCCTTAGAAGGAGGGGCCAGCACTCTCCTCATTGACGAGGACACCTCCGCCACCAACTTTATGATCCGGGATGACCGGATGAAACGCCTGGTCCACAAAGACAAGGAACCCATCTCCCCCTTTATCGATAAAGTGAGGAGTCTGTACCGGGACCAAGGGGTATCTACGGTGCTGGTCATCGGCGGTTCCGGAGATTACTTCGACGCCGCGGATCAAGTAATCATGATGGATGAATACATTCCCCGGGACGTTACCCAAGAGGCGAAAACCATTGCCGAGGAATATCCCCGGTCCGTAAAGGAGGACGGAAAAGCGTTTCCCAAATTAGAGGGAAGGGTTCCCCTTAAGGCTTCCTTCCCCAAGGACCGTAAAGGGATCAAACTGAAAACACGAGGCACCAAAACCCTGCAGTACAATCGCCTGAATGTGGAGCTCTACGGATTGGAACAGCTGATCAGCCACAGTCAGACCAACAGCATCGGCGAGGTGTTTAAGTTTTTGATCAATAAAAAAGTGGACGAGAAGAAGGATCTGAACACTTTGCTAGAGGAGACCTATCAAATCATCGACAAAGAAGGTCTCGAGGGCATTGCCACCTTTAAGGGACATCCCGGAAATTTAGCCAGGCCCAGAAAGCTGGAAGTGCTGGGAGCTTTGAACCGTTACCGGAATTTAAAAATAAAATAA
- the hutG gene encoding formimidoylglutamase, with translation MNPKYYQPMDTNNWQGRIDSRENFEAFRWHQWIRALDLRNTELTPFTGTAFAFLGFQSDEGIRRNKGRLGARKGPESIRRQLSNLPCYFKKEVQLLDAGDVVCVDGDLEKSQQVLAQAVERLLTLNLFPIVLGGGHEVAFGHYMGIERYFRTIGKKNPGIFNIDAHFDIRPYPEGGSSGSMFRQIADYCKETDQEFPYFVAGIQKQSNTIDLFKKAEELNIRHILGKDLIESKQEKTKQQIDDFIREQNHIYLTLCADAFSTAFAPGVSAAQPLGVDPEIAIKIIKQLIRSKKVISFDIGEVSPRYDSDDITASLAKTLIFTVVNMHCLNEDLLIDIDV, from the coding sequence ATGAATCCTAAATATTATCAACCCATGGACACCAATAACTGGCAGGGAAGAATCGACAGCCGGGAAAACTTTGAAGCCTTTCGTTGGCATCAATGGATCCGGGCCCTGGATCTTCGAAACACGGAGTTAACCCCTTTTACCGGCACCGCCTTTGCTTTTTTGGGATTTCAAAGCGATGAGGGGATTCGAAGAAACAAAGGACGCCTGGGAGCAAGGAAGGGTCCCGAAAGCATTCGAAGACAGCTGTCCAACCTGCCCTGCTATTTTAAAAAGGAGGTACAGCTCTTGGACGCCGGCGATGTGGTATGCGTCGACGGGGACCTGGAAAAAAGTCAGCAGGTCCTGGCTCAGGCGGTGGAACGTCTCCTCACCTTAAACCTGTTTCCCATTGTCCTCGGGGGTGGTCATGAAGTGGCCTTCGGTCATTATATGGGGATTGAACGCTACTTTCGAACCATCGGAAAAAAGAATCCCGGAATATTTAATATCGATGCCCATTTTGATATCCGTCCCTATCCCGAAGGGGGAAGTTCCGGTTCCATGTTTCGACAAATCGCCGACTATTGTAAAGAGACGGATCAGGAATTTCCCTACTTTGTGGCGGGGATCCAAAAGCAAAGCAACACCATCGATCTCTTTAAAAAGGCCGAGGAGTTAAACATCCGCCACATCCTGGGCAAGGATCTGATCGAGAGCAAGCAGGAAAAGACGAAACAACAAATCGATGACTTTATTCGGGAACAAAACCATATTTACCTTACCCTGTGCGCCGACGCTTTTTCCACCGCCTTTGCCCCGGGGGTCAGTGCCGCTCAGCCCCTGGGTGTGGACCCGGAAATTGCGATCAAAATCATCAAACAGCTGATCCGGTCGAAAAAAGTGATCAGCTTTGACATTGGAGAAGTCTCTCCCCGCTATGACTCTGACGACATTACCGCAAGCCTGGCAAAAACCCTGATTTTCACCGTGGTGAATATGCACTGTTTAAACGAGGATCTGCTAATCGATATCGATGTATAA
- a CDS encoding transporter associated domain-containing protein — MDKFRHLLVRGANHVEIILAFLLTIGMIVGLFTVVRYIVTIPTLDMNNTYDFVQQFLSMALLLVIGIELVLMLLSHSSVAVLDLILFATARKMLVYSDTMIDILLATAAIAIVFAIKKYLVSSKYMLRDGKILSAASPIKNINFDIDTNIPENKANTIGGLLCRLSEDECKPIEPGAEFTIGDIKLKIVTMKDGLIEDVEIQEISNQKKKNTKALYGHKAQ; from the coding sequence ATGGACAAGTTTAGACATTTGTTGGTCAGAGGTGCAAATCATGTGGAGATCATTTTAGCGTTTTTGCTCACCATCGGTATGATTGTGGGGCTATTTACTGTGGTTCGCTACATCGTCACGATTCCTACATTGGATATGAATAATACCTATGATTTTGTACAGCAGTTTTTAAGTATGGCCTTATTATTAGTTATCGGCATTGAGCTGGTATTGATGCTCCTATCCCACTCCTCCGTGGCGGTATTGGATTTGATTTTGTTTGCCACGGCGCGAAAGATGCTGGTTTACAGTGACACCATGATCGATATTTTACTGGCCACCGCAGCCATTGCCATTGTTTTTGCCATCAAAAAATATCTGGTCAGCTCGAAGTACATGCTCCGGGATGGAAAAATTTTATCCGCAGCATCGCCGATTAAAAACATCAACTTTGATATTGATACCAATATTCCCGAGAACAAAGCGAATACCATCGGCGGTCTTTTATGCCGGCTGTCCGAGGATGAGTGCAAGCCCATCGAACCCGGTGCGGAGTTTACCATCGGAGATATTAAGCTGAAGATCGTGACCATGAAGGACGGTTTGATTGAGGACGTAGAGATCCAGGAAATCAGCAATCAGAAGAAAAAAAACACGAAGGCACTCTACGGACATAAAGCTCAATAA
- a CDS encoding diguanylate cyclase domain-containing protein produces the protein MKERLLVVEDDAINRDLLKHILQSWGYEILIAVCGREALEIAGKSRPNLILLDIRLPDISGFDVFRQLKSQRETRHIPVIFTTAVTERKSRIEGLSLGAADFISKPFYKEEILLRIKNQLKLKAAEKELKDTIESQRLLLDHIEPMVWYMKDPVTLEKVNRSFADFFQRSKEVFEHTSLEKFLSPEELAECKEKNKKVFDGKVKARHRHIYTDGFGEKRLLAVTKVPKVNDRGEVEFLICSAEDITERNRKEERIRYLTFHDPLTGLYNRTYYEEELNRLDVKRNLPFSMISCDVNGLKHVNDERGHQTGDRLLVEVANILREATREVDIVARWGGDEFVILLPNTTKEDVVQIRARIETLMKDRAVDSIPVSIALGVATKEREEERIEDIFKIAEDRMYENKEDTRDQRPDIHCNC, from the coding sequence ATGAAGGAACGTTTACTGGTTGTGGAGGATGATGCGATCAATCGCGATTTACTGAAACATATATTACAATCCTGGGGATATGAGATACTGATCGCGGTCTGTGGTCGGGAAGCCCTGGAAATTGCCGGAAAAAGCCGGCCGAACTTGATTCTTCTAGACATTCGGTTGCCGGATATCAGCGGATTTGATGTTTTTCGGCAGTTAAAGTCCCAAAGAGAAACCCGACACATTCCCGTAATCTTTACAACGGCAGTGACGGAAAGGAAAAGTCGAATCGAGGGATTATCCCTGGGCGCCGCGGACTTTATTTCCAAACCCTTTTACAAAGAGGAGATCCTACTGCGTATCAAAAACCAGCTGAAGCTCAAGGCCGCAGAAAAAGAGTTGAAAGATACCATCGAAAGTCAACGGCTGTTGCTGGATCATATCGAACCGATGGTATGGTATATGAAAGATCCCGTGACCCTGGAGAAAGTGAACCGAAGTTTTGCGGATTTTTTCCAGCGAAGCAAAGAAGTCTTTGAACATACCTCCCTGGAGAAATTTTTGTCCCCGGAAGAACTGGCCGAGTGCAAAGAAAAAAATAAAAAGGTCTTTGACGGGAAAGTCAAAGCCCGGCATCGGCACATATACACCGACGGATTCGGTGAAAAGCGGCTGTTAGCCGTTACTAAAGTCCCGAAGGTCAATGACCGGGGAGAGGTGGAGTTTCTTATCTGCTCGGCGGAGGACATTACGGAGCGGAACCGAAAAGAGGAGCGCATCCGGTATCTTACCTTTCATGATCCCTTGACGGGCCTCTATAATCGAACCTACTATGAAGAAGAGTTGAATCGATTGGATGTAAAAAGGAACCTTCCCTTTAGTATGATCTCCTGTGATGTGAACGGTCTTAAACACGTAAATGATGAACGGGGTCATCAAACCGGGGATCGGCTGTTAGTGGAGGTGGCCAATATTTTACGGGAGGCTACCCGAGAGGTGGATATTGTGGCCCGCTGGGGGGGAGATGAGTTTGTAATTCTCCTGCCGAATACCACAAAGGAGGATGTCGTCCAAATTCGGGCTCGGATCGAAACCCTGATGAAGGACAGAGCCGTAGATTCCATCCCCGTGAGCATTGCCCTGGGCGTTGCTACAAAAGAAAGAGAAGAGGAGCGGATCGAAGATATCTTTAAAATCGCCGAGGACCGGATGTATGAGAATAAAGAGGATACCAGGGATCAACGGCCCGATATTCATTGTAATTGTTGA
- a CDS encoding HD domain-containing protein encodes MKQQILVVDDNKINVKLLENMLSPEGPAIVTAFSGKEALEMAKTELPDVILLDIMMPDIDGYEVLRRLKSKEGTKDIPVIIITALSSKEDRIKGLKLGATDFILKPFSKEEVVLRVKNCLSLLETQKALRRTLDSQTLLLDHIDPMVWYLEDEKTLGKINQSFATFFYRTKEEVENTSLEVLLSKEEYQMVIDSNTRVFQSTCKTRENHEITNGFGDKRMLGVTKTPKISASGGVEYVICSAEDITEQNKKAKKMKHLTFHDALTNLYNRAYYEEELKRLDVKRNLPLSVITLDVNGLKLANDIFGHHTGDQLLLAAATVLREATREDDIIARWGGDEFVALLPATTKEDAQGIARRIAELTEKHSVGLIPLSLATGVATKERSIQEAQDIFKRAEDRMYRNKTHVKDDEDNLMLQRFLLKFYGIEYKDMQHSPELLEAGKLLGEALELDQPEQKRLELLIKYHDIGKIALPGEVLNKNKELTEAEWEQYKNHVEVGYRIANSFKGIGSIAEEILHHHEHFDGKGFPGKLQGKEIPYLARVLGVLDFYDGLRCRIYYPLEKDRYFKEGLSSERAAAELQQRSGTHFDPTIVRVFLEQVVPELKGSLKNRGLSERVMQ; translated from the coding sequence ATGAAACAACAAATATTAGTAGTGGATGATAATAAAATCAATGTGAAACTGCTAGAGAACATGCTGAGTCCCGAGGGCCCGGCAATTGTAACGGCTTTTTCCGGAAAAGAAGCCCTGGAAATGGCAAAAACGGAGTTGCCGGATGTCATTCTACTAGATATTATGATGCCGGATATCGACGGTTATGAAGTCCTTCGACGGTTAAAATCCAAGGAGGGAACCAAGGATATTCCCGTGATAATCATCACCGCCCTGTCCTCGAAGGAAGACCGGATCAAAGGCCTGAAGCTGGGAGCCACGGATTTTATCTTAAAGCCCTTTTCCAAAGAAGAGGTTGTACTCCGGGTAAAAAACTGTCTCAGCCTGCTTGAAACCCAGAAAGCCTTAAGGCGAACCCTGGACAGTCAAACCTTACTGCTGGACCATATCGATCCCATGGTATGGTATTTGGAGGATGAGAAAACCCTGGGAAAAATCAACCAAAGTTTCGCCACTTTTTTTTATCGGACCAAGGAAGAAGTGGAGAACACCTCCCTGGAAGTTCTTTTATCCAAAGAGGAGTACCAAATGGTGATCGACAGTAACACCAGGGTATTTCAATCCACCTGCAAAACCCGGGAAAACCACGAAATTACCAACGGTTTCGGGGATAAAAGAATGCTTGGGGTAACAAAAACTCCGAAGATAAGTGCTAGCGGAGGGGTGGAATACGTGATCTGCTCCGCCGAGGACATCACCGAGCAAAATAAAAAGGCGAAGAAAATGAAACACCTGACCTTCCACGACGCCTTAACCAACCTTTACAACCGGGCCTATTACGAGGAGGAGCTGAAGCGTCTCGATGTGAAGCGAAACCTTCCCTTAAGCGTGATCACCCTTGACGTGAACGGCCTAAAGCTGGCCAACGATATTTTCGGGCACCACACCGGGGACCAACTGTTGTTGGCGGCGGCCACGGTGCTTCGGGAGGCCACCCGGGAAGATGACATCATCGCCCGGTGGGGCGGGGACGAGTTTGTGGCCCTGCTGCCGGCGACCACAAAAGAGGACGCCCAAGGCATCGCCCGGCGGATCGCGGAGCTGACAGAAAAGCATAGCGTGGGACTGATTCCCTTAAGCCTTGCCACCGGCGTGGCCACAAAGGAACGTTCTATACAGGAAGCCCAAGACATCTTTAAGCGGGCCGAGGACCGGATGTATCGGAACAAAACCCACGTCAAGGATGATGAGGACAATCTGATGCTGCAGCGCTTTTTATTGAAGTTCTACGGCATTGAATACAAAGACATGCAGCACAGCCCGGAACTGTTAGAAGCCGGGAAGTTACTGGGGGAAGCCCTGGAACTGGATCAGCCGGAACAAAAGCGCCTGGAGCTGCTGATTAAGTATCATGACATTGGAAAAATCGCCCTGCCCGGAGAGGTGCTGAATAAAAACAAAGAACTGACGGAAGCAGAATGGGAGCAATACAAAAACCATGTGGAGGTCGGATACCGGATTGCCAACTCTTTTAAGGGCATCGGATCCATTGCGGAAGAAATCCTTCATCACCATGAACACTTTGACGGCAAGGGTTTTCCGGGAAAACTTCAGGGAAAGGAAATTCCCTACCTTGCAAGGGTCCTGGGGGTCCTGGATTTTTACGACGGTCTTCGGTGCAGAATCTACTATCCCTTAGAGAAGGACCGCTACTTTAAGGAAGGGCTTTCCTCTGAAAGGGCCGCCGCAGAGTTGCAACAACGAAGTGGCACCCATTTTGACCCGACAATTGTCCGAGTGTTTCTAGAGCAGGTGGTGCCGGAGTTGAAAGGATCATTGAAAAATCGGGGATTATCCGAAAGAGTAATGCAGTAA